The Fragaria vesca subsp. vesca linkage group LG2, FraVesHawaii_1.0, whole genome shotgun sequence genome includes a window with the following:
- the LOC101310861 gene encoding UPF0496 protein At4g34320-like, with protein sequence MGGVQAKAAKPDRRRRPVLERKTSFAKKVVPIITSEPSDSSSEDLNHLMRSYQADCEDDKDLRDFDDKLRTGAEEVARHRTTGFDRLNKCLKYLTQSNEKIVSEISACTQKILEAKGEEAGMVMTANEKLLDHLMTEYVGNSWQTLQLCEKELQDFIKSAHDVHSCIADVVRDGEVSKKLNESIMKYHHSAKAVVAKVNYLQDQHADMLNKLKEQILKFDKKVELARTLKKVVNVVFIGMLSALFVCTIMAAAMAAPPVASALTTHPCIAGVVAGGAVVYACSPVFKEGRHWLLNLIQDYESTLEAQKGLIKSMEAGTGEAIKELDGIMSLVEKVIAKGNDQVLSKLNSANDEGRVDLRIEDPEVIIMGKLADFDQEIKELDKRREECLKITGKARDQVLMEYGELKRSEVWNTKTKM encoded by the coding sequence ATGGGCGGTGTTCAAGCAAAGGCTGCAAAGCCCGATAGACGACGACGCCCCGTTTTGGAGCGGAAGACATCCTTTGCTAAGAAGGTTGTTCCCATCATCACTTCCGAACCAAGTGATTCAAGTAGTGAAGACTTGAATCACTTGATGAGATCGTATCAGGCGGATTGCGAAGATGACAAAGACTTGCGAGACTTCGACGACAAACTCAGAACCGGCGCCGAAGAAGTAGCCAGGCACAGAACCACCGGTTTTGATCGGTTGAATAAATGCCTCAAGTATCTGACGCAGTCCAACGAGAAGATTGTGAGCGAAATCTCGGCATGCACACAAAAGATACTTGAGGCAAAGGGTGAGGAGGCGGGTATGGTGATGACGGCAAATGAGAAGCTCTTGGATCATTTGATGACAGAGTACGTGGGCAATAGCTGGCAGACGCTTCAACTCTGCGAAAAGGAATTGCAAGACTTTATCAAGTCGGCTCATGATGTCCATTCATGTATCGCAGATGTGGTACGTGATGGGGAAGTGTCCAAGAAGCTCAACGAGTCTATAATGAAATATCACCATTCTGCAAAAGCAGTTGTTGCAAAGGTGAACTATTTGCAGGACCAACATGCAGACATGCTTAACAAGTTGAAAGAACAAATTCTCAAGTTTGATAAGAAGGTGGAGCTTGCTCGTACTTTAAAGAAGGTTGTAAATGTGGTGTTCATAGGTATGTTGTCTGCTCTCTTTGTTTGCACCATCATGGCGGCAGCTATGGCTGCTCCGCCAGTTGCTTCGGCCTTGACCACTCATCCATGTATAGCCGGAGTTGTTGCTGGTGGTGCCGTTGTTTATGCTTGTTCGCCAGTATTCAAAGAGGGACGACACTGGCTTCTTAATCTGATTCAAGATTATGAGTCAACTCTGGAGGCACAGAAGGGTCTAATTAAGTCGATGGAAGCCGGAACCGGAGAAGCCATTAAAGAGTTGGATGGCATCATGTCTCTTGTTGAGAAGGTCATTGCAAAGGGGAATGATCAAGTATTGTCCAAATTAAACTCTGCGAATGATGAGGGAAGAGTAGATTTGAGAATTGAGGATCCGGAAGTAATTATCATGGGAAAGCTGGCAGACTTTGACCAAGAAATTAAGGAATTGGACAAGAGAAGAGAGGAGTGCCTCAAGATTACAGGAAAGGCAAGGGATCAGGTTTTGATGGAATATGGCGAGTTGAAGAGAAGTGAAGTGTGGAACACGAAGACCAAGATGTAG